A stretch of the Limnothrix sp. FACHB-406 genome encodes the following:
- a CDS encoding metallophosphoesterase yields MVRTAIISDIHGHWDGLKIVCDHINTMQVDRIICLGDVVEGGDYNDQVVTFLKTNNILTIRGNHDDYNNCDLQPDNFQWLQKLPTTFVEESIVFTHISPRKTPKRVSTSIEAWNIFDETEYRFIFIGHNHFPALFSADCDEYANSTSHFVDVGCYSLDPRNRYVICFGAVGYPRGGGWFLRYGIFDDEAQTVEFIKIPGLLLPYGYP; encoded by the coding sequence ATGGTGAGAACTGCAATCATTTCCGATATTCATGGTCACTGGGATGGCTTAAAAATCGTTTGCGATCACATCAACACCATGCAGGTCGATCGCATCATTTGCCTAGGAGATGTGGTCGAAGGTGGTGATTACAACGACCAAGTTGTCACCTTCCTCAAAACCAACAACATTCTCACTATTCGAGGCAACCATGATGACTACAACAACTGCGATTTACAGCCTGACAACTTTCAGTGGTTGCAAAAACTGCCTACTACCTTTGTGGAAGAATCCATCGTTTTTACACACATTTCACCACGCAAAACACCAAAACGAGTCTCGACTAGTATCGAAGCCTGGAATATTTTTGACGAAACCGAGTATCGCTTCATTTTTATTGGCCACAATCATTTTCCTGCTCTGTTTAGCGCAGATTGCGATGAATATGCTAACAGCACTAGCCATTTTGTTGATGTTGGCTGTTATTCGCTTGATCCTCGTAATCGGTATGTGATTTGTTTTGGAGCTGTGGGCTATCCTCGCGGCGGTGGCTGGTTTCTGCGATATGGCATTTTTGACGACGAAGCCCAGACAGTGGAGTTTATAAAAATTCCTGGTCTTTTATTACCCTATGGCTATCCATAA
- a CDS encoding Uma2 family endonuclease: MIAQQDLYFLSPDDYLQQEAKSTQKHDYIDGEIVAMAGASSAHCTIVATLTALLLKSVRQQGCQLFTGDMKVRVDRHNCFYYPDLLVTRDPRDQNTDYYKCFPKLILEVLSDSTELRDRGEKFFNYSALESLREYVLISQDKMRVECFRRDDNNRWVLEWYGPGDRVFFHSIDWQGMISDLYEDVSLPS, encoded by the coding sequence ATGATTGCTCAACAGGATTTATATTTCCTTAGCCCCGATGACTATTTACAACAGGAGGCAAAATCCACCCAAAAGCATGACTATATTGATGGAGAAATTGTAGCGATGGCGGGTGCGAGTAGTGCCCATTGCACGATCGTGGCAACCTTAACGGCGCTGCTCCTGAAATCTGTTCGCCAGCAAGGTTGTCAGCTATTTACCGGTGATATGAAAGTGCGAGTCGATCGCCACAATTGCTTTTACTATCCTGATTTACTCGTCACCCGTGATCCGCGCGACCAAAACACAGATTATTACAAATGCTTTCCTAAATTAATTCTTGAAGTGCTTTCCGATAGCACGGAGCTGCGTGATCGCGGTGAGAAATTCTTTAACTATTCTGCTTTAGAAAGCCTGAGAGAATATGTGCTAATTAGTCAGGACAAGATGCGAGTGGAGTGCTTTCGCCGCGATGACAATAATCGATGGGTTTTGGAGTGGTATGGCCCGGGCGATCGCGTGTTTTTCCACAGCATCGATTGGCAAGGAATGATCAGCGATTTGTACGAAGACGTATCATTGCCCAGTTGA